Proteins encoded together in one Vigna angularis cultivar LongXiaoDou No.4 chromosome 5, ASM1680809v1, whole genome shotgun sequence window:
- the LOC108322623 gene encoding uncharacterized protein LOC108322623, whose protein sequence is MDRYQKTVRRVKALSPELALHYILPALKPGPFKDSVCRRAPKIMEELRERATDEIRVEEMKLSYKEDSQELWSEKANGGKPGNLGGKPGGGRHKEPRRGPRFQQYTPLNAPREKILREALSADLLPEPVKRPTPSGADESKHYAYHKNMGHTTEECITLKDKIEQLIQVGKLKKYIRDYRPKAPAEKTAKRPTYRSERPRNDRSERPRSERRRSQSRSRSREHPLRGHINTISGGFAGGASSASARKRHIRALHSVHSVDRPRRTMPPSHFRMKTSMRPTPIRMTLW, encoded by the coding sequence ATGGACCGGTACCAGAAAACCGTCCGGCGGGTAAAGGCGTTAAGTCCGGAACTCGCCCTCCATTACATCCTACCCGCCCTCAAGCCCGGGCCATTCAAAGACAGCGTTTGTCGGCGGGCCCCTAAGATCATGGAGGAGCTGAGGGAACGCGCGACAGACGAGATCAGGGTTGAGGAGATGAAGTTATCTTATAAGGAGGATAGTCAAGAGCTGTGGAGCGAAAAGGCAAACGGGGGGAAACCCGGTAATCTGGGAGGAAAACCGGGCGGCGGCAGGCATAAGGAACCACGCCGGGGGCCCCGTTTCCAGCAGTATACCCCCCTGAACGCCCCCCGGGAGAAGATCCTACGGGAGGCGCTCAGTGCGGATCTACTCCCAGAGCCCGTGAAGCGACCAACACCATCCGGCGCGGATGAAAGTAAACACTATGCCTACCACAAGAACATGGGTCATACCACCGAGGAGTGCATAACCCTGAAAGACAAAATTGAGCAGCTGATCCAGGTTGGGAAGCTGAAGAAGTACATACGAGACTATCGTCCAAAGGCGCCTGCCGAGAAGACTGCCAAACGACCAACATACAGGTCCGAGAGACCTAGGAACGACAGGAGCGAACGTCCTCGCTCCGAGCGAAGACGAAGCCAAAGCCGAAGTAGAAGTCGCGAACATCCGCTAAGGGGGCACATCAACACGATCTCCGGAGGTTTTGCCGGGGGAGCATCGTCGGCGTCCGCCCGAAAGCGCCACATACGGGCACTACATTCAGTGCATTCAGTGGATAGGCCCCGTCGCACTATGCCCCCATCACATTTTCGGATGAAGACTTCCATGCGCCCGACCCCGATCAGGATGACCCTATGGTGA